The stretch of DNA GAATCAGCAGATTGGACATCTGATGAATTCTTCTCAATGGTAAACTGTTTGGTGTTGGTCACAGACTCAACTGATCTGTCTTGATTAGTGGCATCCCCATGAACCACATCATTTACCTCTTCTTTGTCAGTTTCACccagtttttgtttctttttagcaTTTTCTTTTGCATCAATTTTCACAGTGGCAGCAGATTTCCACTCTGCTATCTTCTTATCGATTGCTAACTTACTCATTTCAATCAACATAGTTCGAATATCCATATGAGAAAATTCTCTACCTAAGTTGTCATGTCTCACACCCATTCTGaacttaaagtctccaagaactccACTCATCCTATTTGTTTCAGATGCACCAAGCTGTTCTGTTGAGTTATCACCAATGCCTCGTCCTCTTTTTGTGGGTAAACTAACATTTGGTCCTGCATTAAGGATCCCACATGCATTAGCATTCCTCTTTGGGGCACTATTCTTCCTGTGAATAGTATCATCCCTTCTAGCTGCTGCTTTTGTCTCTTCATGCTCTCTTCTCACTTTGTCATAAGTCTGATGGTCGAGATTTGCAGCCTGTGCAGTGGCAGCTGATGAGGCAATCACACTTGCAACTCCTGCAGTTCTAGAAAAAGGGCCCCACTGGAAGTTTTTGCATGAACCCAGATTTGCTCCATTCTGGAATCTTGAAGTTCCCATGCCTGGAAAAGTTGAATTACTTCTCCCCAGACCATGAGCATTTTTGCTAGTTGTGTTATGGTCAGAGTTTAAGTGACGCTGCTGAGAAGCAGAACAAGGGACCGAGGAATTACAACCATTGGCAGGACTCTGTGTTTCTTTAGCTAGATAGGGCTCATAGCAGTTTGGACAAAGAAGAGTATGATTAAGATACCACCTTAGATACTCATACTGCATCTTGCACCTATTACAACATGTCCAAAATGTTTCTGGCACCGGAGGCTCAGATGAAGGATGCACAGTTGCTGGAGTCACATAAGTGCTTTTCTTCACAGTCTGTGCCTTTGATGCAGCAGTGTTGACAAAGTTATAAAACCCATTTGCATTACTAGGAACATTGTTATTTTTGTTTGGTTGAGAAGTCTTCTGTGAAAACCCTTTAGCACTTCTCTTTCGGTCGTACAGCATTCTCCTAGACTTGTCAGATAAGACACTCCATGCCTCTGAAATGAGCTTAAAAGCACCTTCAGCACCAACAGATCTGTTCTTGTCAGGATGAAGCTGGAGAGCCAACTTCCTATACTGTTTCTTCACTGTATCTTCATTTGCCGAAACACTGAGACTGAGAATTGCATACCAATCCTTCTCACCGACAGCTATTTCTTCTGAGGCAAGATAAACGTCTAGAGTTGCTATCATCTGGCAAATGCCCTCCAGTGCCGGAAAGAGATTTTGAGCCTTCAAGGCAAACTTCTTGGCACCATTTAAATCCCTTTCCAGGAACTTCTTTTCAGCAATCTCTTTTGCCCTGAGGGCCTCATCCTTGTTGCATTCCATTCTCCGACCTTCTTTCCGACAATCAGAATGCTCCCCTTTCCTCTTACATCTCACTGCACGGGGCCAAAGTAAACATAATCTACAGCACAGTTAGAAACTCGCATAATTCCTTCGATACAGCAGACCAACGAATCGCCTCAAccctaataataaaataaaaggaaagtagAGAGTCAAACATTGAGAGAAAAGAAGTTTCAGCCTGACTACATTCATCGGATCCTCTCCCCCGGAAGAAGAACACAAAAGGAAGCGATTTCCAGGGGAAACGAAACCAAAGTTCGACATTCTAACTAAAAACGACATATACGAACTCCAACATGCTGGCATTGCAAAGAAGGCGTTAAGACTAATTTACGAGCTAAACCGGAACGATCTCCTGGTTCCAAAACACCAAACTTGAGAACAAAGCACGGGAGGAAGAGAACGAACGTATTCAGCAAGAAGCAACGAGAAAGCCCGGAGAACAATCGCACCCAAAGAAGGCCAGAAAACGCCGCAGAAGTCTCGGAGCGCGCGAACCTATAGAAACCCTAAACGGCACGCGGTTTTGCGGGCAGCGGCCGTAACAGGCGGCGAAGTACGATCGGCGAAACCGCGGTGGGGGagcggaggagagggagagattaCCGATCGGGATGAAATCGACAGCGGATGGCGGGGATTTGAAGCGCTCACGTCTCCAATTCGGTTTTCCCCCCAAATCCGAAACGGAGACGGCCACAAAATATGAGATGAAAACCCCACCCAAGCCCACACAAGTCGCCCAAATACCAAAATACCCAACAAGAGGGGGAAGAAGGTCACTTTTGGGTGTCATTTATAGCAAttcccaaccctaacccaacaactcactaaaaaatatatattacatcTCAAAAGAAAGAAGGGAAAACAAAAAAGATTGTCATTCTAGGTGTGGGTCCCACCTTTTTGCCTTCAATTTTTTgagaggaaaataataataataataataataataataataataataataattggtgATGTATTTTGccttcaattttttttgtttttaagtgTAACAAAACGAGATTATCTAGTTGGCATAGGGTGGTCATTGCAATTTATACTGTTAGTGCTAATGACTAGCTTtattttaacatatatatatatatatatatatatatatatatatatatttatatttaagttaAGAGGATAATATCTTTCAATATGGATTGTGCAACCATATATCGTGGGACACTAAATTCAAATTATGTCCAAAAAATATCttgtatatttaaaaaaaatgaatgattttcttttttagttgggAGTAAAGGTCTAATCCTCAAGATTGTTTCATTTTAAAAGCATTttgggagtgaaactataaactaAAGATGATAAAGTAAaaggtatgaatttttttttattaacttcTAACCTTTTAATATAAAAGATGTCACTCTTACTATATAGATTGTTATAGTGAATGTGagatttctattttgctattgcATGTACATATAGATTCAGGGTGAACTAACTAGTATGCAAATCACCTTGgaatcttaaaaaataaaagaaaaaaacatacgTGAATCTTCTTCATATCTCATCGAGATCTTATTCTTATTAGAATCGTGAATGACactgagagaaggatgaattagtactatcataaaaattaaatcaattcGAAACTTTCAAATAGATAAAAACATatcgaaaaaatattaaaaatgtgcTCGACTTAGAATAAAAGTGATATGCAATTAATGTagaaaacaatagtaatgaaaAGCAACAAGAAAGTGCACACCCATTTTATAGTGATTCAATCGTTGGAACCCACATCCATTctcaattcctcctccgttgaggctacTAACATTCACTATCGattttctttcaatggacgaGGATCAAtcaccctcttacaatactttctttgttttacaggtttagaagacaatcttttacaaccctcacacatctcttagattgatcacaagactaaagaaggaggagaatgacacttagcactttttcaacattTTTACAATCAAAATATGaggacttttgttcacactttacgtgctctttcatgcataaaagggtgtgatatttataagcctcaatggcttaaaaaatgaaataaaaacatCTTATTCCGGGtttctggggtactggcggtaccaccacttgcaaactgacactgggtggtgccaccgcctgatagagccttAGACAAGCTCTAGTGGTATCACTGCCTAATAGGGCGATACCACCACAtgacagcattaactgtcagtggtaccaccatctggtctgagcggtaccatcgctcaaaCCACCtgagaggctgagcctcaagcggttccaccgtctGACATGGCTCCAAGCGACCGAATGAGCCATCCAATCAGCCAAATTCAGTCTTATTtagggctcaattggcccttaattgagttagtaagatttctctcaaaactaactcaaattaaagtcataactatgatagttaaggctaaaacaatttatGATACAAGGAATCTAAGTTGTCCAACACGTCAATTGTTCGATCGAACTCTTAGTGAACTTTCGGAGAACTCTCAtcaatcttccgacgagcttttggtAAACTcatggtgaactttcgacgaactcctgatgaacttccggcgagctttcactacatcatcaAATCCTTTGGTATATCACAATTGATTCATCCGATTCGATGCCCAATCATTGACTCCGACCCATCATTGGATTCTTCATTAATCATTTTGACTAtctcatgatcgtagttagtctggtatcacttatctcaatacatggattagattattaattcataaattgatttaatcatcaaaatttgagattcaacaatcttcctcattttgatgatgataactaattgatgaccgaGTTAACTTTAATTCTCCCtaactatatgtcatattgagataagacatacttgaatttaaaatgaatcacaacatttgaattcaagtgaaacaatttcgatcatagtgatcaaatataatatatcataccaaaattttatacattatacatcattatactttcaagtcatcaaagtataagATGCACAATTTTATCACATCAtgcataattgttaggatcgggtcagtcctaagagggggggggggggggggggggggtgaattagtgcagtggataaaaacatcggtttaggaaaatcttttgtacgataaaacccgaactcggaaatatcttaacttaaaacacattcgtaaatgaactgaaggcagtaagcacttaaaaatgtttgcagtaaggtaatagcaagaataaaatgcaaaccatatttttagagtggttcggtcaatgtgacctacatccacttctggcttcctcctccgacgaggtcaccgacgtccactagaggccttccttcaataggcgaaggccaatcaccttttacacctctcttctccttttcacgggtttaggagacaacccttacaagcactcatactcctcttatagaattctaaacttagagtggaggaggaaatttctaaagagattgcagtagcgttttctcacttttgaagactctgtgcttgtgttctttaaccagggatgagagggttatttataggcttcaagttgattcaaacttggagcctaaaactttcccatctcgggttccccgggcacgagcagtaccaccgcccagtgtcaatttgacactgacactgcttgggcggtaccaccacccaagtctagcggtaccaccgcctagcaccctgcaaggggcggtacaaccacccagactggtggtaccaccgcctgacataacctcgaagactgtgtcataacggtgagacttcttggggcattgtttgtgcctcttattggacccaacacagttcttacatgggcctagttggcccctaattaggttggcccaaatctaagcccaattacgtgctaactatgaaatcctaagacatttgctaagctaaacaagtccatatgtctattcttccggcgagcttccgacgaacttccgacgatctttcggtagtgttccggcggactcccagcaagctcctggacttcacaacgatcttcttggtaagttctgatgagcttctctcgcaagctccgagacttctcggctagttccgacagaactttcgacgaacgtccgaactttcaacgaactctcgaactcccaacgttatctcgatcttgactccgggatttcattttgctatatgccttgctatcgtagttaatcctgcacatgtaaaatatacttcgatctagacaattaatactaagcattaatcaagttgttcggcatgtcattggtccctcgacgtttcgtctgattctttggcgcatcaccctctcttgcggcctattgcccaatcggtcagttgactccacaattccaatatccttggtgcaatatccgctcttcttggcccgatgcccgaagccttttgtcgatacgtcgaccgttcctccggctcgacgtccaatcttctgacatgttccttcggcctaacatgattttttctactttaattatcccatcttgatcgaagcatcctacgtcactcaaaacatagattaaaacataaatatttatcgattggtttcatcatcaaaatccaagattcaataataataacataattaacattattttgggtgtgatttcaaaacattcatcgtttctccccctttgtcatcaacaaaacaaaaaggagaatcattcaacaatttatgcaagtattttaaactatacGAGTAATTTCTTCACCCGTTCATGCAAGCAAGCAAAAACTTTAtaagataactacttttgctttttgaaatgggcaagttagcatttttgttttagatgtgcaagcatttTTTGgtttgtgcaaacattattttattagagattatgttaataatcatgatatatctttagaatgtattgatacaaaacatcaattagttgatatttttataaaacctttaaacgagaaacaatttaattttattagaagagaattatgtatgttaaatcgagatcgtttccttcgttccaaatgcatgaattcctctatacattttttggatttcttgatttttcgtaacttgagttttctttttaaatcgagatcgtttCCTTCGTTCCTTCTTCTTTCAattcactaaagaagagatttaattcatgaatttttggtaaacttgatcttttatgaatccttcttccttctatttacaagagatttgattcatgaatttttagtatacaCATTTTGATCTTTAATGATGAATCATTTTCTCTTTGcgatagtagaagcttgattaaatgaaacttatttttcatggatttgatttatttcaaatcctttcatggatttggttcttataatttgatttttcttgtgatgaatgaattcatctttttattcttcttcctcttcttatttttatgacaaaaggaagaatgaaactttagttctagagtattgaatgagattttttgttaaacatattgcactagtattatcatattatatatatatatattttaataaattttataattttttaatatatttttatcaatataacttgagcacaacatgcaccgactactatatactcagcttcggccgtagataatgcaatcgagttttgtttcttggaagaccaagagacaagtacatgacctaagagttgacatgttcgtGATGTGTTTTTTATATTtactctacatccagcaaaatctgcatcggtataagcaattaattcaaagtttttaaattttagataccataatcctaaattaggagttccttttacatatttaaaaatccTCTTAACAGCTTTTaggtgagattgcttgggattcGATTGAAATCTATCGCATAATCCAACACTAAAAATaatgtccggtctagttacggtgagttATAgttaactacctatcatacccctataagttttttgattaaaattttcTCTATCATGGTCCATATCTAACTTTATGGAAGTGCTTATTGGTATGTTAATAGCCTTACAACTATCCTAttgaatcattttaatagatctaaagcatatttagtttgactcacAAAAATTTCATCACTTAGTTGCTAAATTtacaatctaaaaaaaaattaattcgcccattaagctcatttcgaattcttggctcatactttcggcaaaatattcacataaagattcattcgtagaatcaaaaacaatatcatcaacataaatttgaactgtaagaaaattatttttaaaatatttaataaataatgtggtatcaaccttgcctttcaaaaaatcattcttaattagaaaagaactaagtctctcgtaccaagcccttggggcttatttcaaaCCATatagagccttagataacttaaaaacatgattaaaaaaaatggtattttcaaattcgagtgattgttcaacataaacttctttggaaatgaagtcattaaaaaaaatacttttaacatacatttgaaataacttaaaattattacaactaacaTAGGCAGGGAGAATCATTATGGCTTCAAgcctagccacaagagcgaatgtttcttcatgaTTGATAAATTTTTCCtaattgaaacatttggccactaatctaaccttgtttttaACCACAATACCAAGTTTATCTTActatttttaaagattatttaatactaattactaaatggtcactaagtCTAGAAATAAGCTTCCacgcctcatttctctcaaattgatttaacttctcTTGcaatgcaataacccatgaatcatcttttaggcttcgtcaatgtattttggttcaatttgagttaAAAAAGCTGCATtcatacaaaatttttaaaagaagaataagTTTGAACACTTTTTGATGTCttcaataattagctccttagaatgagcatctacgtacttcTAATATTTAGATAATAATTCTTTAGAAgaatatgcatccaagttgcttggggaagagagttttcattcaaatttaaaatatcaaattatttttattaaattcgaaaagcttattaaaaataatataaatagattcctctataatcaaagttcttttattaaagacacgaaaagctttagacatagaggagtaaccaagaaaaatgccttcggtagattttgcatcaaatttttctaaggcatctttttcatttaaaataaaataattacaacaaaaaattttaaaatataaaatattaggttttttattattccacaattcgtagggagttttggaaagtaatggtctaacaaaaaccctattcatgatatagcatgtcgtgttaatattttcggcccaaaaatatttgggtaggctatgctcATTAAGCaagattcttgtcatttcttgtaaactcctattttttttctcaacaactccattttgttgagagtttcttggagtagaaaagttgTGGTTATGCTTATTTAgatcacaaaaaattttaaaatgatgattttgaaattcaccaccatgatcacttcgaatagaagcaatcataaaaccttttttattttaaattaatttataaaattcgaaaaatatttaaagcaatcacttttatgtgccaagaagtatgttcaAGTGTATATACTAAAATCATCAACTATTACAAGGTATATTTACTACCTcataggcttgttgtatcaattggtccaaataaattcatATCGATCAATTGTAGTgatctaaaggtgcttatttgattctttgatttgaaatgactttttatttattttcctagttggcatACATCACacactttatctttgacaaatttaattttaggcatacCTTTTACTAGTTTTTTAGTTATAATTtgtgaaattagtttcatacttgtatgacctaatcttctgtaccAAAGTCATGCAGCATCATTTAATGCCGAAAatcaagtttcatcacaaaactcatcaagatcaatagtatagacattgttggtcattaaggcaatcaaagatctatttatatgtggtatttctataatgcaagcattagattacattatattcaaatttgatgttataatctttatcatacaattgactaatgcttagcaagttatgttttaaaccatttacTAATAAAACATTTTCAACCAAAAGGTTTGATTTATTACATATATTtcctttgctaataatttttcctttattattatccgaaggtgacaaatcctttgtcttagctagtgagcttagagaagtataTTGGATCTCGGGTATGTGCTataagcatctactatcaaggtatcatctcttgctcgtatcttgtgattgtagacatatttataagaaaaaaaattttcttttaggtaccaatttaacCTTGGGTCCCTCATAAATAAATCTATCTATCATTGAATGATTTATGGTTCATTTAGcaatccaaactaatttatgtggactagaccttttaaatgaacatttgtaggcaaaatgatcatatttttcacaaaaattatatttttctctaggtaAGACgtgtgtaatgtaggtcctttaatgaagataaTTGGCTTTTGTTAAGTGTTACTCACTAaatcaattccttcctttctatgaacatgacccttattagcaaggatcatgtttagagatttattatatattttaaaattttctaatacttCTTATAGtaagatattttctttcttaagtgaatctatctcatcaagaagctaacatactatcattatgcttattttttaatttactaaattcactaacaagagaaacaTGTTCTTTTTTAACTTGTATTTTTGACCAACTAGtttacattcatcatatagatcattaaaagcaataagtaaatcatcataagctaaataagattcgattgagtcacttacctcgtcattGAGCACCATTAGAGCGTAATTTGCAACTTTGTTTTTGTTGATTGACTCTTCATCTTTGGATGCATTTGAAttatcccaagttgctttgagcgccttttttttctttgatagcttttttttcacttggggacattcatttttgaagtgcctcgaTTTTTTATATTTGAAGCAAATTATTTAGTCCTTTTcgagttcatttttgttcttagtgtattgttttgttttgttcttttttaagaatttttttaaaccttcttgtaagaagtgccaagtcgtcatcatcatcatcgtcacttaagttttcacccaagtggtatggttctaagtgtcatgtcattcctcttctttggaaagttgttctcaaattcatcatgtgctatgcatgttattttaggatctcaactttttggaagagatcttaatatcttgttaaaaagtttaaaattagaaaaacttttaccaaatacttttagaccattaacgacatccataaaacgagtgtacatgtttccaatggtctcacttagttttatacaaaacaactcatagctataaataaaatattaattttttactctttaaccctacttgtatcttcgtgtgtgacttgaagattaattttttactctttaaccctacttataTTGTGCTCTTTACTCTTTATACAAAACGACCACTTGATAAAGCCTCGGAGAccgggctctagcggtaccactatcgaaaccacttgggaggctgagcctcaagcggtgacACTGCTTGCCGTGGCTCCAAGTgattgaatgggccatccaaccgacccaatttagccttgtttaggcccagttagcccctatttGAATTAGtaagatttctcccaaaactaactcaaattaaagtcctaattaTGattgttaaggctaaaacaatttatGATACAATGAATCTAAGTTATCCGATacgtcaattgttcaaccgaactctcgatgaactttcgacgaactactgacgatcttccgatgaactcccgaCGAGTTTTCATTGCATCATTCGATCCTTTGTTGTATTACCCGATTCATCCGGTCCGATGCCTGATCATTGACTTCGGCTTAACAATAAATTTTTCTATAAACGATAGTCACTTATCTCTACACAATTAAACTTTttgctccccttctcctcctctttctccaccTCGTTCTCTTCTTACCTCTCTTCTTACCTTGTCTTCTTTCCCCGGTCTTC from Musa acuminata AAA Group cultivar baxijiao chromosome BXJ2-11, Cavendish_Baxijiao_AAA, whole genome shotgun sequence encodes:
- the LOC135627886 gene encoding uncharacterized protein LOC135627886 produces the protein MECNKDEALRAKEIAEKKFLERDLNGAKKFALKAQNLFPALEGICQMIATLDVYLASEEIAVGEKDWYAILSLSVSANEDTVKKQYRKLALQLHPDKNRSVGAEGAFKLISEAWSVLSDKSRRMLYDRKRSAKGFSQKTSQPNKNNNVPSNANGFYNFVNTAASKAQTVKKSTYVTPATVHPSSEPPVPETFWTCCNRCKMQYEYLRWYLNHTLLCPNCYEPYLAKETQSPANGCNSSVPCSASQQRHLNSDHNTTSKNAHGLGRSNSTFPGMGTSRFQNGANLGSCKNFQWGPFSRTAGVASVIASSAATAQAANLDHQTYDKVRREHEETKAAARRDDTIHRKNSAPKRNANACGILNAGPNVSLPTKRGRGIGDNSTEQLGASETNRMSGVLGDFKFRMGVRHDNLGREFSHMDIRTMLIEMSKLAIDKKIAEWKSAATVKIDAKENAKKKQKLGETDKEEVNDVVHGDATNQDRSVESVTNTKQFTIEKNSSDVQSADSDNENNEPVSIDVPDPDFHDFDHDRSERSFGSDQIWATYDDEDGMPRYYALVQQVISLKPFKVRMSFLTSRSNSEFGPLNWVASGFAKTCGDFRIGRYEVNDTVNIFSHKVKWEKGPRGVIKIIPRKGETWALYRNWSPKWNEHTPDDIIYKYDMVEVLEDYSEEEGVSVIALAKVSGFRTVFRRHMDPKESKRIPKEEMFRFSHQVPSYLLTGEEVENAPKGFFELDPAATPLELLQKICESKKEVALEAVEQAVN